Proteins co-encoded in one Hymenobacter swuensis DY53 genomic window:
- a CDS encoding SDR family NAD(P)-dependent oxidoreductase yields MSGRLTNKVVIVTGGGSGIGEAISKKFAREGAAVVVVGLESDPVREVVDEILAEGGRAIGYLGDISAQEVAEACVKAAVQEFGKLDILVNNAGVFPATAELDQYPVDAFEYMIKNNIYSVFMMSRAALPELQKTKGNIVSAGSEAGQMGSPMITPYGGTKAWVMTFSKGLAVEQAKHGVRVNCVGPGPIDTAWTHKETGPMNQKMEKNTVAGVPLGRRGTPEEVANVYLFLASEEASYVTGATYFVDGGVTISKSAAGDEVPSHLKQEPTGSLNLQHSKEGNTKVREEAAASMS; encoded by the coding sequence ATGTCAGGCAGACTCACCAATAAAGTAGTAATAGTAACGGGCGGTGGCTCGGGTATCGGCGAAGCAATCAGCAAGAAGTTTGCCCGTGAAGGGGCTGCAGTCGTCGTTGTCGGGCTCGAATCGGACCCGGTGCGGGAAGTCGTGGATGAAATTCTGGCCGAAGGGGGCCGCGCCATCGGTTACCTCGGCGACATTTCGGCCCAGGAGGTAGCGGAAGCCTGCGTAAAAGCAGCCGTGCAGGAATTCGGCAAACTCGATATCCTCGTTAACAATGCGGGTGTATTCCCGGCCACCGCCGAACTGGACCAGTATCCGGTGGATGCTTTTGAGTACATGATCAAAAACAACATCTACTCGGTGTTCATGATGAGCCGAGCAGCGTTGCCAGAGCTACAAAAGACAAAGGGCAACATAGTATCGGCGGGTTCGGAAGCCGGGCAGATGGGTTCCCCCATGATTACGCCCTACGGCGGCACCAAAGCCTGGGTGATGACCTTCAGCAAGGGCTTAGCGGTGGAGCAAGCCAAGCACGGTGTCCGGGTGAATTGCGTCGGCCCAGGGCCTATTGATACGGCCTGGACGCACAAGGAAACCGGACCGATGAACCAGAAAATGGAAAAGAATACGGTGGCCGGTGTACCGCTGGGTCGCCGGGGTACGCCTGAAGAAGTAGCCAACGTGTACCTGTTCCTGGCCTCCGAGGAAGCCAGCTACGTTACCGGGGCCACATACTTTGTAGATGGTGGCGTCACTATCTCCAAGAGCGCAGCCGGTGACGAGGTTCCCAGTCATCTGAAGCAGGAGCCCACCGGCAGCCTCAACCTGCAACACAGCAAGGAAGGCAATACCAAAGTGCGCGAAGAAGCTGCAGCTTCTATGTCGTAG
- a CDS encoding GNAT family N-acetyltransferase, producing MYAVPPLPAPAGTPIRAARLTLRPYLPSDTTDFFRLIDENRTRLRPSFPAREAAVQSPAAASQTLTRFRHDWTTGRLYVFGIWHQETQQYLGDISLKPNWTPPITLEIGYYLAADAEGKGYAREALAAIATFGFEVLHAERLLIRCKATNPRSCAVAEAVGFRPLPPRPRPWPLRVFGSSDILYYCLRRPA from the coding sequence ATGTACGCCGTTCCGCCCCTGCCAGCTCCTGCCGGCACGCCTATTCGGGCGGCTAGGCTTACGCTGCGCCCCTACCTGCCTTCCGACACGACCGATTTCTTCCGGCTTATCGATGAAAACCGAACCCGGCTACGGCCGTCGTTTCCGGCCCGCGAAGCGGCCGTGCAAAGCCCTGCTGCCGCTTCGCAAACCCTCACCCGGTTCCGGCACGACTGGACTACCGGCCGGCTGTACGTCTTCGGTATCTGGCATCAGGAAACCCAGCAGTACCTTGGCGACATCAGTCTAAAGCCTAACTGGACTCCGCCCATCACCCTTGAAATCGGCTATTACCTCGCAGCCGATGCGGAAGGGAAAGGATACGCGCGCGAGGCATTAGCGGCCATTGCCACTTTTGGCTTTGAGGTACTGCACGCTGAACGGCTCCTGATTCGTTGCAAAGCAACGAATCCCCGTAGCTGCGCCGTAGCCGAAGCCGTGGGCTTCCGGCCCCTGCCACCCCGGCCGCGCCCCTGGCCTCTGCGCGTCTTCGGTAGCTCCGATATTCTCTATTATTGCCTGCGACGGCCGGCCTGA